In one Streptomyces sp. NBC_00597 genomic region, the following are encoded:
- a CDS encoding DUF805 domain-containing protein, producing MHYYTDVLKKYADFSGRARRQEFWMFFLCNFAVAIVVAIIDSVIGANMIIYGLYFLAIIVPCIALTVRRLHDIGKSGWWYFIGLVPLIGGIWLIVLLATEGQAQPNEYGMNPKAVHA from the coding sequence ATGCACTACTACACCGACGTCCTGAAGAAGTACGCCGACTTCTCCGGCCGCGCGCGCCGCCAGGAGTTCTGGATGTTCTTCCTGTGCAACTTCGCTGTTGCGATCGTCGTCGCGATCATCGACTCCGTCATCGGCGCGAACATGATCATCTACGGCCTCTACTTCCTGGCGATCATCGTGCCGTGCATCGCCCTCACCGTCCGTCGGCTGCACGACATCGGCAAGTCCGGCTGGTGGTACTTCATCGGCCTCGTCCCGCTGATCGGCGGCATCTGGCTCATCGTCCTCCTGGCGACCGAGGGTCAGGCGCAGCCGAACGAGTACGGCATGAACCCGAAGGCCGTCCACGCCTGA
- a CDS encoding NADP-dependent isocitrate dehydrogenase, giving the protein MTDSTIIYTHTDEAPALATYSFLPVIQAYASTAGVNVETRDISLAGRIIASFPEHLEEGQRIADALAELGELAKTPEANIIKLPNISASIPQLKAAVAELQGQGYALPDYPDDPKTDEEREIRSRYDKIKGSAVNPVLREGNSDRRAPASVKNYAKAHPHRMGAWTTESKTNVTTMGENDFRSTEKSAVIAEAGTLRIEHVAADGATTVLRDSVPVLAGEVVDASVLHVDALRTFLNDQIERAKAEGVLFSVHLKATMMKVSDPIIFGHVVRAFFPKTFARYGETLAAAGLSPNDGLGTILNGLGALPDADAIKASFDAEIAEGPALAMVDSDKGITNLHVPSDVIVDASMPAMIRTSGHMWGPDGNEADTLAVLPDSSYAGVYQVVIDDCRTHGAFDPSTMGSVPNVGLMAQKAEEYGSHDKTFELAAAGTVRVVDAAGNTVLEQQVAKGDIFRACQTKDAPIQDWVKLAVTRARATGVPAVFWLDENRAHDAQLIAKVKTYLADHDTDGLTIEILSPVKATAYSLERIRRGEDTISVTGNVLRDYLTDLFPILELGTSAKMLSVVPLMNGGGLFETGAGGSAPKHVQQLVKEDYLRWDSLGEFLALAVSFEHLATTTGNARAQVLADTLDRATGTFLNEDKSPSRKLGGIDNRGSHFYLALYWAQELAEQTDDAALAAAFEALAKTLGEQEETIVGELIAVQGNPADIGGYYQPDAAKAAAIMRPSATFNQAIATLA; this is encoded by the coding sequence GTGACTGACTCGACCATCATCTACACGCACACTGACGAGGCCCCGGCCCTCGCGACGTATTCCTTCCTGCCTGTGATCCAGGCCTACGCGTCGACGGCCGGTGTGAATGTCGAGACCCGTGACATCTCCCTGGCCGGTCGGATCATCGCCAGCTTCCCCGAGCACCTTGAGGAGGGCCAGCGGATCGCCGATGCCCTCGCCGAGCTCGGCGAGCTGGCGAAGACGCCGGAAGCGAACATCATCAAGCTGCCCAACATCTCGGCTTCGATCCCGCAGCTGAAGGCCGCGGTCGCCGAGCTCCAGGGCCAGGGCTACGCGCTCCCGGACTACCCGGACGACCCGAAGACCGACGAGGAGCGCGAGATCCGCTCCCGCTACGACAAGATCAAGGGCAGCGCCGTCAACCCGGTCCTGCGTGAGGGCAACTCCGACCGCCGCGCCCCCGCCTCGGTCAAGAACTACGCCAAGGCCCACCCGCACCGCATGGGCGCCTGGACCACCGAGTCGAAGACGAACGTCACCACCATGGGCGAGAACGACTTCCGCTCGACCGAGAAGTCCGCCGTGATCGCCGAGGCCGGCACGCTCCGCATCGAGCACGTCGCCGCCGACGGCGCCACCACCGTCCTGCGTGACTCCGTACCGGTCCTCGCCGGCGAGGTCGTGGACGCCTCCGTCCTGCACGTCGACGCGCTGCGCACCTTCCTGAACGACCAGATCGAGCGTGCCAAGGCCGAGGGCGTCCTGTTCTCCGTGCACCTCAAGGCCACGATGATGAAGGTCTCCGACCCGATCATCTTCGGCCACGTGGTCCGCGCCTTCTTCCCGAAGACCTTCGCCCGCTACGGCGAGACCCTGGCCGCCGCCGGCCTGTCCCCGAACGACGGCCTCGGCACCATCCTGAACGGCCTGGGCGCGCTGCCCGACGCCGACGCGATCAAGGCCTCCTTCGATGCCGAGATCGCCGAGGGCCCGGCCCTCGCGATGGTCGACTCGGACAAGGGCATCACCAACCTCCACGTCCCGTCCGACGTCATCGTCGACGCCTCCATGCCGGCCATGATCCGCACCTCCGGCCACATGTGGGGCCCGGACGGCAACGAGGCCGACACCCTCGCGGTCCTCCCGGACAGCAGCTACGCGGGCGTCTACCAGGTCGTCATCGACGACTGCCGCACGCACGGCGCCTTCGACCCGTCCACCATGGGCTCGGTGCCGAACGTCGGCCTCATGGCCCAGAAGGCCGAGGAGTACGGCAGCCACGACAAGACCTTCGAGCTCGCCGCCGCGGGCACCGTCCGCGTCGTCGACGCCGCGGGCAACACCGTCCTGGAGCAGCAGGTCGCCAAGGGCGACATCTTCCGCGCCTGCCAGACCAAGGACGCGCCGATCCAGGACTGGGTCAAGCTCGCCGTCACCCGCGCCCGCGCCACCGGCGTCCCGGCCGTCTTCTGGCTCGACGAGAACCGCGCCCACGACGCGCAGCTGATCGCCAAGGTCAAGACGTACCTGGCCGACCACGACACCGACGGCCTCACCATCGAGATCCTGTCCCCGGTCAAGGCCACCGCGTACTCCCTGGAGCGCATCCGCCGCGGCGAGGACACCATCTCGGTGACCGGCAACGTGCTGCGCGACTACCTGACCGACCTCTTCCCGATCCTGGAGCTGGGCACCAGCGCCAAGATGCTGTCGGTCGTCCCGCTGATGAACGGCGGCGGCCTCTTCGAGACCGGCGCCGGCGGCTCCGCCCCGAAGCACGTCCAGCAGCTGGTCAAGGAGGACTACCTGCGCTGGGACTCCCTCGGTGAGTTCCTCGCGCTGGCCGTCTCCTTCGAGCACCTCGCGACCACCACCGGCAACGCCCGCGCCCAGGTGCTGGCCGACACCCTGGACCGCGCGACCGGCACCTTCCTCAACGAGGACAAGTCGCCGAGCCGCAAGCTGGGCGGCATCGACAACCGCGGCAGCCACTTCTACCTCGCCCTGTACTGGGCCCAGGAGCTGGCCGAGCAGACCGACGACGCCGCGCTGGCCGCCGCGTTCGAGGCGCTCGCCAAGACGCTGGGCGAGCAGGAGGAGACCATCGTCGGCGAGCTCATCGCCGTCCAGGGCAACCCGGCCGACATCGGCGGGTACTACCAGCCCGACGCAGCCAAGGCCGCGGCGATCATGCGGCCGTCCGCGACCTTCAACCAGGCCATCGCGACCCTCGCGTAA